From bacterium, one genomic window encodes:
- a CDS encoding ChaN family lipoprotein produces the protein MRFLVLLAALLFLSCASNRHAPPPLDAKVGAELKSYLDAHKQTPVDYVVSKFANHDVVILGEYHRIKENVELIHELIPRCYGRSVRTLATEFARREDQPLIDSLLSGATYNEALAREITFNQFSFWGFQEYVDIFKAAWELNRALPDSLPKFRILGMNDSPDWSHIQTEEDRDNPEKKKKVWQGGGEKFWAKVVTDAVANGEKVLVYCGIHHGFSSYNQPIVGDGKFIRFETERMGNFVKKSLGDRVMTVYLHAIWPPKDGYGGIYVYAADGQIDALFKELGPTYYPVGFDLQNTPFGVLKGENSVYSQGYENFTLSTFADGWIFQCPISQYHGVTPIEGFINGKNYERAKQQS, from the coding sequence ATGCGCTTTCTTGTTCTTCTTGCTGCCCTCCTCTTCCTCTCCTGCGCGAGCAACCGCCACGCGCCGCCGCCGCTGGATGCGAAGGTTGGTGCGGAGCTGAAGAGCTATCTCGATGCGCACAAACAAACTCCGGTCGACTACGTTGTGAGCAAATTCGCCAATCACGATGTGGTGATTCTCGGCGAATACCACCGGATCAAAGAGAATGTCGAACTGATTCACGAGTTGATTCCGCGCTGCTACGGCCGCAGCGTCCGGACCCTTGCCACCGAGTTCGCGCGCCGTGAAGACCAACCGTTGATTGACAGCTTGTTAAGCGGCGCCACATATAATGAAGCGCTGGCGCGCGAAATTACGTTTAATCAATTTTCATTCTGGGGCTTTCAGGAGTACGTGGATATCTTCAAAGCGGCGTGGGAACTGAATCGCGCACTTCCTGACAGTCTGCCGAAGTTCCGGATTCTCGGCATGAACGATTCGCCCGATTGGTCGCACATCCAAACGGAAGAAGACCGCGACAACCCTGAGAAGAAGAAGAAAGTTTGGCAGGGCGGCGGTGAAAAGTTTTGGGCTAAAGTCGTGACCGATGCCGTCGCGAATGGCGAGAAAGTGCTGGTCTATTGCGGGATTCATCACGGCTTTTCATCTTACAATCAGCCGATAGTAGGTGACGGCAAATTCATTCGCTTTGAAACCGAACGCATGGGCAATTTTGTCAAGAAATCTCTTGGCGACCGTGTGATGACGGTTTATCTTCACGCTATCTGGCCGCCGAAAGACGGCTACGGTGGAATCTATGTCTATGCCGCCGACGGACAAATTGACGCGCTCTTCAAGGAACTTGGGCCAACTTATTATCCCGTCGGATTCGACTTGCAAAATACGCCGTTCGGAGTATTGAAAGGCGAAAATTCCGTTTACAGTCAAGGCTACGAGAATTTTACGCTCTCAACTTTTGCCGACGGTTGGATTTTTCAATGCCCGATTTCGCAATATCATGGCGTCACGCCGATTGAAGGTTTCATCAATGGCAAGAATTACGAACGCGCCAAACAGCAATC